The region ATGTCCTCCCACTTTTACAATTATATAGTCTCTTCTATCTTCAAGTATATTAACGCCGTAGGCGTCCCTACGGGACAACTTGAGCAAATAAAAGAAACTCTAAGTGAGAGATCTTGTCCTTATTTCAACAGCACCATTTTTCTTGTTTGGGCAAAATCGCCCGCTTAAATATAGATGTCATTTCCTCTTAATGATTTTTGCCTTACCCGGTATCTTCTTAGTTAGAATTATCGGCTTTTCCTCTACCGGGTCGTCATACCCGATTATACTCACACCTACGATATTATTAGTTCTCTTTTTCTTAGGCTTACCGAACATCTTGTCTATGTTTCGCATATTAACCTCTCCATAATTATGTTAATTGGCTATCACGACGAAGTAAAATATACCCATCAATATTAATGTGACTACAATGAGTTCAAGGGGGGAGAAATCTGTTGCATCTGTGTATTTGGTATCTTCTTCATCTGATTCTTCGGATTCATCTTTTTCCTCAAATTCGTGTCCACAAAACCTACATATTTCAGCTTCCTCTTGAACGAACTCCGCACATTTAGGACATTTCTTATTACCAGTTTTACCTGAAACAAGAAGTATTATTGCGGCAATAAGCGGTGATAATAATAGAGATAAGAAAAAGTAATTGAATCTCGAATGCCCCCAACTGCCAGCCCAAACGGAAACAATAACAACAAATAAAAAATAGAATAGGAATATCTCCATTTCACCTCCAATAAATCAATCGTATTAATGGCAACCTTTTGTAAGAGATATTATGCTAAAAATTTCTTCAAAAAATTAAGATATGTTTCCTAAAGCTTCAAGCTAATTAAAAATTATTATTTTAACGAAATTTTTCTGCCACGACTAATCCATGAAGGCTGATATATAAGTAATGCGAATTAACAGGTGGGTAGTATCCTTTCAAAAGGAGCTGGTATAACTAATAGATTGTGGAATATGGAGGATTTATTAGAAAGAGAGTTGGCTTACTAAATTTATCCTTCTAAATTAGGATAAGATTCATTTAATCAAATTAATGTGGAGGTAAATACTATGAGTAAGAATCTCGAATATGCTATTATGATATTTATGGCGGGATTACTTGTAATTCTATTTCGGTGGTCGGAGAATGGACGTTATCAAGTTAATGATGGGTTGTCCGCTCCTCCTTTAATTGATACACGCACTGGTAATTCCTGGTTTCCCAACTCAAAAGAGATGCTGCCACCTCCGGGTAAATAAACTATAAATTTAAAATCATAGGGCGGGTTTCGAGTCTCGGTGAGTAATTTCATGACAACGAATCTCGTGTAAAACGCCTCCTCATTTCCCGCCCCATTTCAAATTAAGACACTACCAGTTTTTGAGTGCTATAAATATTGCCAAATCAGGTCTAATTTAAGCTAAAATCGATAGCTCGCCTGACTTGTAACTTCAAATAACTAATATAATTATGTAATTACCTGTCGAAGCAAATGTATTGACCAAAATTAGTCCCCTTATAAGGCGGATGGTTGAATTTCCGAGGAAATAGGCTGTAGCGACTAATCCTTCTTCATTAAGAAAAGTAACCGGAAGTGGTACACACTCAAATCCCGTAGGACAAACATAAACATCTAAAGAGGGAATATCTAGACTATTTAAGGCAAGGGTTGGTATATTAATTACCATATCATCTGAAGTTATTTCACCGCTTAGCACCAATCTTGTTCCGGGTCCTGGCACTCCCTGAGGCCCTTGCGCTCCATCATCACTGTCTATACCATCTGTTCCAACCGTTCCATCTTGTCCTGCAATTCCTTGAATGCCTTGTTCGCCTGTTGGTCCAAGTGGCCCTTCACAAGACATAAATAGTAAAATAATAAGTAAGTATCCTGCCCTCCAGTTGATTCGTTATTCTAAAAGATTGTGAAGCCCCCAAAGATAGACTGTTTAAGAGCGAATATCAAATGTTCATTAATCATGCGGTGGCGTAGTATGAAAGAAAAATTCTATATATACTGAAAAGTTTTTCTGCCACGACTAATCTATATAGGTCGATATATAAACAATGCGAATCAACAGGTGGGTATGCCCATTTCGCTTTTTCTGAGGTAATTTTGGCACAAATATGGCACAAGTCTCTGTAAACCCTTGATTCACAACAGTTCTGACGGACTCATAACCCGTAGGTCGGCAGTTCGAATCTGCTCCCCGCTACTCTTTGAAGTCCAATCAGCAGGTGGTGATACCCCCTTCTTAAAAATTACCAACTTTCGGCAGACTTCGTTCTCACTTTAGCTACACAATATTTACACAACCCTTCCCAAAGCTCGAAGACACTCCCCGGAGCTAACTGCCTGATAATCACTGTCAATGTCAATTACATTTATCAACGATATTTCTCTCTTTTATATAGGGGAATAAGATTTAGTGTTATGTATTGAGTATTAAGCCGACTAGAGATTTTGAGAAATCTAAATATATTTCAGAACAGAAAAAAATTGTTGACTGTTAGCTTGGCAGGCTCAATTCATAATTATTACGAATTGCGATGAAATGGAGGCTTAGACTTCAACAGATAAATACTTACTCTTCATTATCTGTCTCCCCGAACTCCGAAAGCTCCTCCTGAACAATATAACCATAAAGAACGTCTGTCTGATGAATAACTCGTTTAGCAAGGGTGCGAATTATACTCTTAGTTGTCTTCGGGTAATGGTCCAACATATTATCAAGGCTGATGTCAACCTCAATCGCTTCTACATCCGAAAACGCTTTCACGGTTGCAGTTCGCGGTATGTCAAGAAGCATACTCATCTCCCCAAAGATGATACCCTTTTTGTCCAGTGTCGTCATCGGAAAATCGCGTTTAAGGATTTCGCATTTTCCCTCAAGAAGGATATAGAATGGACCCCCTATATCTCCTTCTTGAATGATAATTGTTTCCGCTGAAAATTTAACTTTCTTTGAGAACGTTAAATCAGAATTCATAAGAGACTCCAATAGTTTAAACAAATAACTTATATAAAAGATAACAACTACTTTTTATACTATCAAGAGTGACTGTGTAAACCTGAAACCATTGTATGCCTATTATCGCCAGTGGCGGGTTCGACTACAACTCCTGAAATACACACATATCCCAATCAACAGATGCGCGTGCCCAAAGCACCTTTTCTGAGGTAAATTTTTTACAAG is a window of Candidatus Neomarinimicrobiota bacterium DNA encoding:
- a CDS encoding cyclic nucleotide-binding domain-containing protein, which codes for MNSDLTFSKKVKFSAETIIIQEGDIGGPFYILLEGKCEILKRDFPMTTLDKKGIIFGEMSMLLDIPRTATVKAFSDVEAIEVDISLDNMLDHYPKTTKSIIRTLAKRVIHQTDVLYGYIVQEELSEFGETDNEE
- a CDS encoding collagen-like protein, translating into MSCEGPLGPTGEQGIQGIAGQDGTVGTDGIDSDDGAQGPQGVPGPGTRLVLSGEITSDDMVINIPTLALNSLDIPSLDVYVCPTGFECVPLPVTFLNEEGLVATAYFLGNSTIRLIRGLILVNTFASTGNYIIILVI